The following proteins are encoded in a genomic region of Lactiplantibacillus plantarum:
- a CDS encoding ABC1 kinase family protein, translating into MTNNNEERPQWQVNQNRHTRFRTIVSVLRRYNVLSNLARQKNPDQVRAAFEELGPTFIKIGQILSSRTDIVKPEFANEFKKLQNNVRADDFSVVKQTIEQQTGKPINEMFAQFDERPFASASMGQTHHATLLNGQKVVVKVQHPGIDAEVALDISLFERALPLLRYIPESSVVDLREMVGEIKRSLFNELDTSIEVKNGLRFYRLNNADDIIRVPRVYAKYSTQKVLVNQYMPGTTIQHFMAQMLAADEDGNHQYDDERRYLAHVLVQNFLKQVFEDGFFHADPHPGNILLRELQPDDIGYHDTVPKHGGKIGKRQLPPYRLVYLDFGMMGEISPALMAGIANVVVAVTTEDTHQVGKAILAISNRTGVVDEEAFFSELAPFLSQYYNSGLGDIDFQGLLFEMVKVCRSNNIQMNPAVTMLGKAFGTIEGIVETLDPTLSMMDVARPFARKYIRENFNWRNELEDGMLSSLQSLRDAPKIPSRLLSALDTFENGQTRVNLVFAHRKMFIDRIDSMVNKIVLSVILAALIVGSSLLVQSHPDNSWITNIGIFGYVSAVVVIIGLLIGTLHSWYTHWRRK; encoded by the coding sequence ATGACCAACAACAATGAGGAAAGGCCCCAATGGCAAGTGAATCAGAACCGCCATACCCGTTTTCGGACGATTGTCAGTGTCTTGCGGCGCTATAACGTTTTGAGCAACCTTGCACGTCAGAAAAATCCTGATCAAGTGCGCGCGGCGTTTGAAGAACTTGGACCGACGTTTATTAAAATTGGCCAGATTCTTTCTTCACGTACAGATATCGTTAAGCCAGAATTTGCTAACGAATTCAAGAAATTGCAAAATAATGTCCGGGCCGATGATTTTAGTGTGGTCAAGCAAACGATCGAGCAGCAGACAGGGAAGCCAATCAATGAAATGTTTGCCCAGTTTGACGAGCGACCGTTTGCATCAGCATCAATGGGCCAGACGCACCATGCGACGCTGCTCAATGGGCAGAAGGTCGTGGTGAAGGTGCAGCATCCGGGTATTGACGCCGAGGTGGCCCTAGATATTTCATTATTTGAGCGGGCGTTACCCCTATTGCGATATATTCCGGAATCTTCAGTTGTTGATTTGCGCGAAATGGTTGGTGAAATCAAACGGTCACTATTCAATGAATTGGATACCAGTATTGAGGTAAAAAATGGATTACGGTTTTACCGATTGAATAATGCGGACGATATTATTCGGGTACCCCGGGTTTATGCGAAGTATAGTACGCAAAAAGTGCTTGTTAACCAGTATATGCCGGGAACGACGATTCAGCATTTTATGGCGCAAATGCTTGCGGCCGATGAAGACGGAAATCACCAGTATGATGACGAACGCCGCTATTTGGCCCATGTCTTGGTGCAAAATTTCTTGAAGCAGGTTTTTGAAGATGGCTTTTTTCACGCTGATCCTCATCCAGGGAATATCTTATTGCGGGAATTGCAACCAGATGATATTGGGTATCACGATACGGTTCCCAAGCATGGCGGGAAAATTGGCAAACGGCAGTTACCACCATACCGGTTAGTTTATCTGGATTTTGGCATGATGGGTGAGATCAGTCCAGCTTTGATGGCAGGAATTGCTAATGTTGTCGTGGCAGTGACAACCGAAGATACCCATCAAGTCGGCAAAGCAATCTTAGCGATTTCAAACCGAACTGGCGTGGTTGATGAAGAAGCGTTCTTTAGTGAGTTAGCACCATTTTTAAGTCAGTATTATAATTCGGGACTGGGCGACATTGATTTTCAAGGCTTGTTGTTTGAAATGGTCAAGGTTTGTCGCAGTAATAATATTCAAATGAATCCAGCGGTTACCATGTTAGGTAAGGCGTTTGGAACGATCGAAGGTATTGTGGAGACGCTCGACCCAACCTTATCAATGATGGACGTGGCGCGGCCGTTTGCGCGCAAGTACATCCGCGAGAATTTTAATTGGCGCAATGAACTGGAAGATGGCATGTTGTCTAGCCTTCAAAGCCTGCGTGATGCCCCGAAGATTCCGTCACGCTTATTATCAGCTCTAGATACGTTTGAGAATGGTCAGACGCGGGTCAACTTGGTCTTTGCACACCGCAAGATGTTTATTGATCGGATTGATTCGATGGTCAATAAGATTGTACTGTCCGTTATTCTGGCAGCGCTGATTGTTGGATCATCACTACTAGTTCAAAGCCATCCTGATAATAGTTGGATTACAAACATTGGTATTTTTGGCTATGTTTCAGCAGTTGTCGTCATTATTGGCCTATTGATTGGAACGCTCCATTCCTGGTACACGCATTGGCGACGCAAGTAA
- the brnQ gene encoding branched-chain amino acid transport system II carrier protein — protein sequence MLNRVQKRNLTKRDYVTLSSMIFALFFGAGNLIFPLHLGQLAGGHWGIAAAGFLITAVLLPLLSVLAVCVTKSKGVYDIGKPLGATFAVVFMVLIHFTIGPFFGTPRTATVSFTVGLAPFFPAKYQSLALLLFSAAFFGLAYYLSVEQSKIMARVGKLLNPLFLLLLVAIFAVAFSSPLAHAGSTSATAAYQTAGFTNGFLQGYNTMDALAGLALGVTIVTAVNFMGQTDPNKAAWVTARAGFFSMAFEGLIYVLLILLGAQSLGQFKLSDNGGVAFDQIVNHYMGNVGQAILAVLIITTCLTTAIGLVAAFAQDFHKHFGFLSYKAWLRITCLASFLTANVGLNQIIAWSTPVLMFLYPLAMALIFLSILSPLFHKSSVVYVWVVVFTVVPAVFDMVAAFPAVVSQSTFGQAMAHVQSFLPLASSGMDWLVPALVGAVFGTAHYLLLQRAKASTGMEVPMKR from the coding sequence ATGTTAAATCGAGTTCAAAAGCGAAACTTAACCAAACGTGATTACGTCACCTTAAGTTCAATGATTTTCGCCTTATTCTTCGGGGCTGGCAACCTCATTTTTCCACTTCACTTGGGTCAGCTAGCGGGCGGTCACTGGGGGATTGCTGCGGCCGGCTTTCTCATCACGGCGGTTTTATTGCCCTTACTATCGGTTTTAGCCGTCTGTGTCACTAAATCTAAGGGCGTTTATGACATTGGTAAACCACTAGGCGCAACCTTTGCCGTTGTCTTCATGGTTCTCATACACTTTACAATTGGCCCCTTCTTTGGAACACCACGGACAGCCACCGTATCATTCACCGTTGGTCTGGCACCGTTTTTCCCAGCAAAGTATCAATCACTCGCATTACTGCTGTTTTCCGCCGCATTTTTCGGACTCGCCTACTACTTGTCCGTTGAACAGAGCAAAATTATGGCTCGGGTCGGCAAATTATTAAATCCATTATTTTTGCTATTATTAGTCGCCATCTTCGCCGTAGCTTTCAGCAGTCCGCTAGCTCATGCCGGTAGCACCAGTGCAACTGCTGCCTATCAGACCGCAGGCTTTACCAATGGTTTCTTGCAAGGCTACAACACGATGGACGCCTTAGCTGGGTTGGCGTTAGGTGTCACTATCGTCACTGCCGTTAATTTCATGGGCCAAACCGACCCGAACAAAGCCGCGTGGGTGACCGCCCGAGCTGGCTTCTTCTCAATGGCCTTTGAAGGCTTGATTTACGTGCTCTTAATCTTGTTAGGCGCGCAATCGTTAGGTCAATTCAAATTATCCGATAACGGCGGGGTCGCCTTTGACCAAATCGTTAACCACTACATGGGTAATGTCGGACAAGCCATTTTAGCCGTGTTGATCATTACCACTTGTTTGACCACCGCTATCGGGCTCGTCGCCGCCTTCGCTCAGGACTTCCATAAGCACTTCGGTTTCTTGAGTTACAAAGCCTGGTTAAGAATCACGTGCCTCGCCTCATTTTTAACTGCTAATGTGGGATTAAATCAGATCATTGCCTGGTCCACCCCCGTCCTGATGTTCCTTTACCCATTAGCCATGGCACTAATCTTCTTATCGATCCTTTCGCCACTCTTCCACAAGTCAAGTGTCGTCTATGTTTGGGTCGTCGTCTTCACCGTCGTCCCCGCCGTCTTTGATATGGTTGCCGCTTTCCCCGCCGTTGTTAGCCAAAGTACTTTCGGCCAAGCAATGGCGCATGTCCAAAGCTTCTTACCACTTGCCAGCAGCGGAATGGATTGGTTAGTCCCTGCGCTAGTTGGTGCCGTCTTTGGCACGGCCCACTACTTGTTGTTACAGCGGGCAAAGGCCAGCACTGGCATGGAAGTACCGATGAAACGCTAA
- a CDS encoding WxL domain-containing protein, giving the protein MKKYLGTLVAGMTLMAGLPLVGQAADTETTTKAEVELIQDDTNKDITLDQAPGVSFGTEKITNDSKTYDAKNVTGDLKVTNPGNTDGWLVQVKGSKFMNADDTRELRGAALTFAQVNATADDANNISKAKAYKVDITDQNQIIMDAEANEGIGKFTSKYATNEVSLLIPAGNAAGAYTSTLTWTLGNAPS; this is encoded by the coding sequence ATGAAAAAATATCTCGGAACTCTCGTTGCAGGCATGACACTAATGGCAGGATTACCACTTGTTGGCCAAGCTGCAGATACGGAGACAACGACCAAAGCTGAAGTTGAATTAATCCAGGATGACACTAATAAAGATATTACCTTGGATCAAGCACCTGGTGTTAGCTTTGGGACCGAAAAAATCACTAATGACAGTAAAACCTATGATGCTAAGAACGTTACTGGCGACTTGAAAGTGACCAACCCTGGGAATACGGACGGATGGTTAGTACAAGTTAAAGGTTCGAAGTTCATGAATGCAGATGATACTCGTGAATTACGGGGCGCCGCGTTAACTTTTGCACAAGTTAATGCAACTGCGGATGATGCTAATAACATCTCTAAAGCAAAAGCTTATAAGGTGGATATCACTGACCAAAATCAAATTATCATGGACGCAGAAGCTAATGAAGGGATCGGTAAGTTTACGAGTAAGTATGCAACCAATGAAGTTAGCCTGTTGATCCCTGCTGGTAACGCGGCTGGCGCTTACACTTCAACCTTGACATGGACATTAGGTAACGCCCCTAGCTAA
- a CDS encoding MIP/aquaporin family protein: MRKYLAEFLGTFMLVFLGTATVVIAKGDVLAIGLAFGLAITVSAYAFGGISGGHFNPAVTTAMLINRRIDAADAIGYIIAQIIGAIVASAAVKSFVSALGLSATSLGQTDFPKIGSGMAFFVEALVTFLFLMVILNVTSNDHGNADFAGLTIGVTLAFLIIVALNLTGGSLNPARSIGPAIFAGGSALSHLWVYILAPEVGAILAAFCARVMGSED, encoded by the coding sequence ATGCGCAAGTATCTCGCCGAATTTCTCGGCACATTTATGTTAGTTTTCTTAGGGACTGCAACCGTTGTGATTGCTAAGGGTGACGTCCTCGCTATTGGGTTAGCCTTCGGGTTAGCGATTACCGTTTCGGCCTATGCCTTTGGTGGTATTTCTGGTGGTCACTTTAACCCCGCCGTTACGACTGCGATGTTAATCAACCGTCGAATCGATGCCGCCGATGCCATTGGCTATATCATCGCCCAAATCATTGGGGCCATCGTTGCTTCCGCAGCAGTTAAGTCGTTTGTTAGTGCATTAGGCTTATCCGCAACATCGCTTGGTCAAACCGATTTTCCAAAAATCGGCAGTGGTATGGCCTTCTTTGTAGAAGCACTAGTCACATTCTTATTCTTAATGGTTATTCTGAACGTTACTAGTAATGACCATGGTAACGCAGACTTTGCTGGTTTGACCATTGGGGTGACCTTAGCATTCTTGATTATTGTCGCTCTCAACTTAACGGGCGGTTCTTTGAATCCTGCCCGTTCAATCGGCCCCGCTATTTTTGCTGGTGGTAGCGCCTTATCACATCTATGGGTCTACATCTTAGCACCAGAAGTCGGCGCCATCTTAGCCGCATTCTGTGCTCGGGTTATGGGATCAGAAGACTAG
- a CDS encoding WxL domain-containing protein, whose amino-acid sequence MKKGLLVTGRLLMTVIGCLIISNWGWFIATQAATTQSQVQVEMTPSDDDNAVSPVDPDDPSKPYPGDPVDEDNVAGTGSRGKLTIDFVSNLKFNAITTAGGPFKTTAKNERAMIQITDRRATAAGWTLQVTPSGLQSGQQTLTTSLKLGAVQLRPGAGNVSTAPNVVNTGELVAGLANNVVIAPPNTGLGTWLVVLNRGQVPTELEVHDRQLRAGDYTGTLAWSLTNAPS is encoded by the coding sequence ATGAAAAAGGGATTGTTGGTAACAGGTCGGTTATTAATGACTGTGATAGGTTGTCTCATCATTAGTAACTGGGGCTGGTTTATCGCAACGCAAGCTGCAACGACACAGTCACAGGTGCAGGTAGAAATGACCCCCTCGGATGATGACAATGCAGTTTCTCCGGTCGACCCTGATGATCCCAGTAAACCATACCCGGGTGACCCGGTCGATGAAGACAATGTCGCTGGTACGGGCTCACGGGGAAAGTTAACCATTGATTTCGTCAGTAATTTGAAATTCAATGCAATTACGACCGCGGGTGGGCCGTTTAAGACGACTGCCAAGAATGAGCGGGCGATGATTCAAATAACTGATCGCCGCGCCACGGCTGCTGGATGGACGTTACAGGTCACGCCAAGCGGGTTGCAAAGTGGTCAGCAGACCTTAACGACGTCTTTAAAATTAGGCGCAGTCCAATTACGGCCAGGTGCTGGCAATGTTAGTACTGCACCTAACGTTGTTAATACTGGTGAATTAGTTGCTGGTTTAGCGAATAATGTCGTGATTGCCCCGCCTAATACTGGTCTAGGTACTTGGCTGGTCGTTCTGAATCGCGGGCAGGTACCCACGGAACTTGAAGTCCATGATCGCCAATTGCGTGCTGGCGACTACACGGGTACGCTGGCTTGGTCATTAACGAACGCACCTAGTTAA
- a CDS encoding vWA domain-containing protein, protein MINNANEYTRWQQAMLVTPTADTIQAGATMIDRAIIELLATDQFYGELLTRLPRQLNTTLTAPFILAWQNNQLVLQYAPTVIARAFSQFSYLQAGLKHVALHIVWQHPVRYRDQVKQQPELVTLATDLAVNQYVDGLPKDAVSLTTVQPLVDAQLPRRADSGCYLKLLQQQSRSQLQPNGAPTATSRNKDQRQPAKGSGDQKSQQLIDDPSGWSASEQLTNPNLATARLKQLAKDAWQQTNEAGRGLVAGNVRAQLTVMTQPAQLDWRQLLVRGLGQIPSGTKASHARFNRRQPARMEIPGQIGDTRLDLQVYVDNSGSISDLMLQRLLAQVATLTRLFAATITVKPFDAIVQPGQTYQVSLPQQIRFTRRGGGGTVYQSIFDDLLTHHKTNATTLALILTDGRGERHVESHRFTNVIWLLARAEDRLSIEPAIGHVVNLNLEDE, encoded by the coding sequence ATGATTAACAATGCCAATGAGTACACACGTTGGCAACAAGCGATGTTAGTGACGCCAACAGCAGACACGATCCAGGCAGGTGCGACCATGATTGATCGGGCCATTATTGAGTTACTAGCCACCGATCAATTTTATGGCGAGTTGTTGACCCGACTTCCCAGACAGTTAAATACGACGTTAACGGCGCCGTTTATCTTAGCTTGGCAGAATAATCAGTTGGTCTTACAATATGCGCCAACAGTAATTGCTCGAGCTTTTTCACAGTTTTCTTACTTACAAGCGGGGTTAAAACACGTGGCACTACACATTGTCTGGCAACACCCCGTTCGGTATCGTGATCAGGTCAAGCAGCAGCCGGAGTTAGTGACGTTGGCGACCGACCTGGCCGTTAACCAGTATGTCGACGGTCTGCCTAAAGATGCGGTCAGTTTAACGACTGTCCAGCCGTTAGTCGATGCCCAGCTACCGCGACGAGCAGATTCTGGCTGTTATTTGAAATTATTACAGCAGCAGTCGCGGTCGCAACTTCAGCCGAATGGCGCGCCCACCGCCACTTCGCGAAATAAGGACCAGCGGCAGCCAGCAAAAGGGTCTGGCGACCAAAAGTCGCAACAGTTGATCGATGATCCAAGTGGCTGGTCAGCCTCTGAACAGTTAACGAATCCCAATTTGGCAACTGCCCGTTTAAAACAGTTGGCGAAAGATGCTTGGCAGCAAACAAATGAAGCTGGCCGAGGGTTAGTGGCCGGCAATGTTCGAGCTCAGCTCACTGTAATGACGCAGCCGGCCCAGCTTGATTGGCGACAATTACTAGTTCGGGGCCTGGGTCAGATTCCGAGCGGTACTAAGGCCTCGCACGCGCGCTTTAATCGACGGCAACCCGCGCGGATGGAAATACCCGGTCAAATTGGCGATACGCGCTTGGACTTGCAAGTTTATGTTGATAATTCAGGTTCTATCAGTGATCTGATGCTGCAACGATTACTGGCACAGGTGGCTACTTTAACCCGATTATTTGCAGCAACCATCACCGTTAAGCCGTTTGATGCAATCGTACAGCCTGGTCAAACGTATCAGGTGAGTTTGCCACAGCAGATTCGCTTTACGCGCCGTGGCGGTGGTGGAACCGTTTATCAAAGTATTTTTGATGATTTACTAACACATCATAAGACGAATGCGACGACCTTGGCGCTGATCTTAACGGATGGCCGTGGTGAACGGCACGTTGAGTCACACCGTTTTACAAATGTGATTTGGTTGTTAGCGCGGGCTGAAGATCGATTGTCGATTGAGCCAGCAATCGGTCATGTAGTTAATTTGAACTTGGAGGATGAATAA
- a CDS encoding TetR/AcrR family transcriptional regulator, producing the protein MPAKKTFQDDQVIEKIMHLFWQQGYYHTSMDEIVITSGVKKQSLYNAIGDKHTLYLRALQRYHQQALMRCTQAMQRLEQDGAAPLAILSMLFSHDLTTSEQPAGDLMANAVAEFGTTDTDVQQAVSWFYDDYLTLMAAVILKGQANEQIINNQSSMTLAQALLEARIGLQTRLRQGSQPDIQAQQQAWMAFLARR; encoded by the coding sequence ATGCCCGCTAAAAAGACATTTCAAGACGATCAAGTTATCGAAAAAATCATGCACTTATTTTGGCAGCAAGGCTATTATCATACTTCCATGGACGAAATCGTAATAACTAGTGGCGTCAAGAAGCAAAGTTTATATAACGCTATCGGGGACAAGCACACACTTTACCTGCGTGCACTCCAGCGCTATCACCAACAAGCTTTAATGCGTTGTACCCAAGCAATGCAACGCTTAGAGCAAGATGGCGCCGCCCCCTTAGCTATCCTGAGTATGCTCTTTAGCCACGATTTAACGACATCCGAACAACCAGCCGGTGACCTAATGGCTAACGCCGTCGCTGAATTTGGCACTACTGATACTGATGTTCAGCAAGCCGTCAGCTGGTTTTACGACGACTACCTGACCCTCATGGCTGCGGTCATCCTCAAAGGTCAAGCTAACGAGCAAATTATCAATAATCAGTCAAGTATGACACTAGCTCAGGCACTGCTAGAAGCCCGCATTGGCCTTCAAACGCGACTCCGTCAAGGCAGTCAGCCAGATATTCAAGCGCAGCAACAAGCCTGGATGGCTTTTCTAGCACGTCGTTGA
- a CDS encoding ATP-binding protein, which yields MALSYQALLTAVPVVLKAGNVPNIVGEAGIGKSALVAEVAKRMGAQLYTTVVSLSEKGDLAIPVPPLTSDSFIQTKRYGQLADVQFGYAHTLIEIIQYAEQHPQQPILWFLDEFNRGTQAVQSELMNLVLQRTINTLKLPEQVQLIIAENPDASMTGFESSTYGVTAGDAAIKDRTVRLVMRADAADWLAWAKQVDERMNRPNIHPLVQQFISEDVTRLNQADVQADLTATPRAWARVSANLYEIEKLPVHQQTAVALDIFQGDVGTELGLLFEQFLEQQAIHLTPAMIYDSQPVGAVVPAPILKQFTAMNEIQKRTVLASCLALTTTYPLTDDQHAGRFMQLLQTLSQDGQFALVQQIGHERDLLKQLYTANVAKQSPYVTALYQYLQQVASWSNQ from the coding sequence ATGGCGTTATCATATCAAGCTCTATTAACAGCAGTTCCGGTCGTTTTAAAAGCGGGGAACGTACCGAACATTGTCGGTGAAGCCGGGATTGGAAAGTCGGCCTTGGTAGCCGAGGTTGCTAAGCGGATGGGGGCGCAATTATACACGACCGTTGTGAGCCTGTCCGAAAAGGGGGATTTAGCGATCCCAGTCCCACCACTAACGAGCGACTCATTTATTCAAACGAAGCGCTATGGCCAGTTGGCTGACGTACAATTCGGCTATGCACACACGTTGATTGAAATTATTCAGTATGCTGAGCAGCATCCTCAGCAGCCAATTTTATGGTTTTTAGACGAATTTAATCGTGGGACGCAGGCTGTTCAAAGTGAATTGATGAATCTGGTCTTGCAACGGACGATTAACACATTGAAATTGCCAGAACAGGTGCAATTGATCATTGCTGAAAATCCAGATGCTAGTATGACTGGATTCGAAAGTAGTACGTATGGTGTTACTGCTGGCGATGCGGCCATCAAAGATCGTACCGTGCGTCTAGTTATGCGAGCAGATGCGGCAGACTGGCTTGCTTGGGCCAAACAAGTGGATGAGCGCATGAACCGACCAAACATTCATCCACTCGTCCAGCAGTTTATTAGTGAAGATGTAACGCGGCTTAATCAGGCTGATGTCCAGGCTGATTTAACAGCGACGCCACGTGCGTGGGCGCGTGTTTCGGCTAATTTATATGAGATTGAAAAACTTCCTGTGCATCAACAAACGGCTGTGGCACTGGATATCTTTCAAGGAGATGTGGGTACTGAGCTAGGGCTTTTATTCGAGCAATTCTTGGAACAACAAGCCATTCATCTGACACCAGCGATGATTTATGACAGTCAACCAGTGGGGGCCGTGGTGCCGGCACCGATTCTTAAGCAGTTTACGGCGATGAATGAAATTCAAAAGCGAACGGTTTTGGCAAGCTGTTTGGCTCTAACAACCACGTATCCGTTGACGGACGATCAGCACGCTGGTCGGTTCATGCAACTCCTACAAACACTCAGTCAAGATGGTCAGTTTGCATTGGTTCAACAAATCGGCCATGAACGCGACTTATTAAAGCAATTATATACAGCAAATGTTGCCAAGCAAAGTCCGTATGTGACCGCTTTGTATCAGTATTTACAACAGGTCGCCAGTTGGTCAAATCAGTAA
- a CDS encoding PTS sugar transporter subunit IIA encodes MAQNVEQQPVTKKKLSWHQINEGVAFGLGNLGHSAFYGALSTYFIVFVTSGMFSGVAPAIANRLIGLITGLVVVIRLAEVVVDPILGNIVDNTETRWGKFKPWQVIGSIISSVLLVVIFSGIFGLAKVNWILFAIVFVILFIILDVFYSLTDVSYWGMVPAISEDSHARGIFTALGSFTGTIGWNGLTMVVVPITTYFTFIATGKHTQGPQGWLAFAVIVGIVAVISALFVAFGTSEKHNAIREAAKQKTTIKGVFMGIIKNDQIMWVSLGYLFYSLAYVTTNGVLFYLFKFVIGKPGEFWIAGAVATVIGFVTSPLYPILNRFIPRKVLFALGQCSMILAYIIFIVAQTNLTLLIIGLVLFNINFAQLVTVLSMTDAIEYGQLKNGNRNEAVVLAVRPMLDKITGAFSNGIVGAIALVAGMTGSATAADMTASNIHTFELLAFYLPLACAILSLLVFTFKVTITEKKHAEIVEELQAKLATGEAADVAVTPASDILTTEILAPVSGQPLALADVKSAAQPQGLPGVGFAIRPSDGRLYAPFDGTIRFTFSTKHTLGIVSADGLETIIHVGIGTVNLRGAGFTTYYQDGQVVHAGDLLMTFDRDLIKQSGYDDVVVTFFTQPGRVTAHTEDWSTEVQHGQSAMKVTFK; translated from the coding sequence ATGGCACAAAATGTTGAACAACAACCAGTAACCAAGAAAAAGTTATCATGGCATCAAATTAATGAAGGTGTTGCCTTTGGATTAGGTAACTTAGGACACTCGGCATTCTATGGTGCGTTGAGTACCTATTTTATTGTCTTTGTCACTAGTGGGATGTTTAGCGGCGTTGCACCAGCTATCGCCAATCGGTTGATTGGTTTAATCACAGGACTGGTGGTGGTGATTCGTTTAGCGGAAGTCGTTGTCGATCCAATCTTAGGAAATATTGTTGATAATACGGAAACACGTTGGGGTAAGTTTAAGCCTTGGCAAGTCATTGGGAGTATTATCAGTTCGGTCTTATTAGTCGTTATTTTCTCAGGAATCTTTGGATTAGCAAAGGTAAACTGGATTTTATTTGCAATTGTTTTTGTGATTTTATTTATTATCTTGGATGTCTTCTATTCGTTAACAGATGTCTCGTATTGGGGCATGGTTCCAGCGATTAGTGAAGATAGTCATGCCCGGGGAATTTTCACGGCTCTTGGCAGTTTTACTGGGACGATCGGTTGGAACGGCCTGACAATGGTCGTTGTACCAATTACCACGTACTTTACCTTTATCGCAACTGGTAAGCATACCCAAGGTCCACAAGGCTGGCTAGCGTTTGCCGTTATTGTCGGTATTGTGGCAGTCATTTCTGCACTATTTGTCGCCTTTGGAACCAGTGAGAAGCACAATGCGATTCGGGAAGCAGCCAAACAAAAGACGACGATCAAAGGTGTCTTTATGGGCATTATCAAGAATGACCAAATTATGTGGGTCAGTCTGGGTTACTTATTCTATTCATTAGCATACGTGACAACCAACGGGGTTCTATTCTATCTTTTTAAATTCGTGATTGGTAAACCTGGTGAATTTTGGATTGCTGGGGCGGTCGCAACTGTGATCGGTTTTGTGACGTCACCACTATATCCAATCTTGAACCGGTTTATTCCACGGAAAGTGCTCTTTGCACTCGGTCAATGCTCAATGATTTTAGCCTATATTATCTTTATTGTTGCGCAGACGAATTTGACCTTATTGATCATCGGATTAGTCCTTTTCAATATTAACTTTGCCCAATTAGTCACGGTCCTATCAATGACCGATGCCATTGAATACGGTCAATTGAAGAATGGCAATCGTAATGAAGCGGTGGTGCTTGCCGTTCGGCCGATGCTCGACAAAATTACTGGTGCCTTTTCCAACGGTATCGTCGGTGCCATTGCTTTAGTTGCTGGTATGACTGGTAGTGCAACGGCCGCCGATATGACTGCAAGTAATATTCATACGTTTGAACTCTTAGCGTTTTACTTGCCGTTAGCATGTGCAATCTTGTCATTGTTAGTCTTTACATTCAAAGTAACCATTACCGAAAAGAAACATGCCGAAATTGTTGAAGAGTTACAGGCCAAATTGGCAACAGGGGAAGCAGCGGATGTTGCGGTAACGCCTGCATCTGACATTCTGACCACTGAAATCTTAGCACCAGTAAGCGGTCAACCGCTCGCATTAGCGGATGTCAAAAGTGCCGCACAGCCACAAGGCTTACCGGGAGTTGGTTTCGCCATCAGGCCAAGTGATGGTCGCCTCTATGCGCCATTCGATGGGACGATTCGGTTTACGTTCTCAACTAAACATACGTTAGGAATCGTGTCAGCTGACGGTCTTGAAACAATTATTCACGTGGGAATCGGGACGGTTAACCTCCGTGGTGCTGGCTTTACGACTTATTATCAAGATGGGCAAGTCGTACACGCTGGTGATTTACTGATGACCTTTGATCGTGATCTGATCAAACAGAGTGGTTATGACGATGTGGTTGTTACTTTCTTTACGCAACCTGGTCGCGTTACAGCACACACTGAAGATTGGTCAACAGAAGTACAGCATGGTCAATCAGCAATGAAAGTAACATTCAAATAG